One segment of Ziziphus jujuba cultivar Dongzao chromosome 12, ASM3175591v1 DNA contains the following:
- the LOC107429274 gene encoding dynein light chain 1, cytoplasmic, translating into MEGAEEELERRSKFLSSLIQKKKAVEQQENCDLLNVRVRASDMPLPLQNQAFRCARDHLDSMPGKLDSKRLALALKKEFDSSYGPAWHCIVGTSFGSYVTHSLGGFLYFSIDKVYILLFKTAVEPMDH; encoded by the exons atggaAGGAGCAGAGGAGGAGTTGGAGAGAAGAAGCAAGTTTCTGAGCAGTTTGATACAGAAGAAGAAAGCTGTAGAACAGCAAGAGAATTGTGATCTTCTTAATGTTAGAGTCAGGGCCTCTGATATGCCACTTCCTTTGCAGAATCAAGCTTTTCGATGTGCTCGTGACCACCTTGACTCTATGCCTGGAAAGCTTGATAGTAAACGCCTAGCTCTTGCCCTTAAGAAG GAATTTGATTCATCGTATGGCCCGGCTTGGCACTGTATTGTAGGAACCAGCTTCGGTTCATATGTCACACATTCCCTTGGTGGCTTCTTGTATTTCTCAATCGATAAGGTTTACATCCTTCTTTTCAAAACTGCTGTTGAGCCAATGGATCATTGA